One genomic region from Trueperaceae bacterium encodes:
- the ispG gene encoding flavodoxin-dependent (E)-4-hydroxy-3-methylbut-2-enyl-diphosphate synthase, producing the protein MTSSAGRHPRRETPTTWVGSVPMGSGHPVVVQSMTNTATSDVAATVAQVEDLWRAGSEIVRITVNDAAAAEAVPEIRARLDFLGIGAPLVGDFHYNGHQLLTAYPAMAAALAKYRINPGNVGPGKRHDANFLTIIDVAKDNGKPVRIGVNWGSLDQTLLARMMDENGRSGAPAPAQEVLIEALVASALLSAEVAEEHGLPHDRIVISAKVSSVPDLWDVYRRLAARCDYPLHLGLTEAGMGLKGAVASTAALAPLLAEGIGDTIRVSLTPDPGAPREREVEIAREVLQALDLRRFAPSVTACPGCGRTTSTLFQELARDIQAHLKASMPVWKLRYPGVESLRVAVMGCVVNGPGESKHADIGISLPGTGEAPRAPVYQDGKLLTTLQGPTLVEDFNRLLDEYVARRYGVAASD; encoded by the coding sequence ATGACGAGCAGCGCAGGCAGACACCCGCGACGTGAGACCCCGACGACGTGGGTCGGGTCCGTGCCCATGGGCAGCGGGCACCCCGTCGTCGTGCAGTCCATGACGAACACGGCCACCTCCGACGTGGCCGCCACGGTCGCGCAGGTCGAGGACCTGTGGCGCGCCGGCAGTGAGATCGTGCGCATCACCGTCAACGACGCCGCCGCGGCCGAGGCCGTGCCGGAGATACGGGCGCGCCTGGACTTCCTCGGCATCGGCGCGCCGCTCGTCGGCGACTTCCACTACAACGGCCACCAGCTCCTCACGGCCTACCCGGCCATGGCAGCCGCGCTCGCGAAGTACCGCATCAACCCAGGGAACGTCGGCCCTGGTAAGCGCCACGACGCCAACTTCCTGACGATCATCGACGTGGCCAAGGACAACGGTAAGCCCGTGCGGATCGGGGTCAACTGGGGCTCTCTCGACCAGACGCTCCTCGCGCGCATGATGGACGAGAACGGCCGTAGCGGGGCGCCCGCGCCCGCGCAGGAAGTCCTCATCGAGGCGCTTGTCGCCTCCGCCCTGCTCTCCGCCGAGGTCGCCGAGGAGCACGGCCTGCCGCACGACCGCATCGTCATCAGCGCCAAGGTGAGCAGCGTCCCAGACCTGTGGGACGTGTACAGGCGCCTCGCCGCCAGATGCGACTACCCCCTGCACCTTGGGCTCACCGAGGCCGGCATGGGCTTGAAGGGCGCCGTCGCCAGCACGGCCGCCCTCGCCCCGTTGCTCGCCGAGGGTATCGGCGACACCATCCGCGTCTCGCTCACCCCAGACCCCGGCGCACCGCGCGAGCGGGAGGTCGAGATCGCCCGCGAGGTGCTGCAGGCGCTCGACCTGCGCCGCTTCGCTCCGAGCGTGACTGCCTGCCCGGGCTGCGGGCGTACGACGAGCACCCTCTTCCAGGAGCTGGCCCGCGACATCCAGGCGCACCTCAAGGCGTCCATGCCCGTGTGGAAGCTACGTTACCCGGGCGTGGAGAGCCTGCGCGTCGCCGTGATGGGCTGCGTCGTGAACGGGCCCGGCGAGTCGAAGCACGCCGACATCGGCATCAGCCTGCCGGGCACGGGCGAGGCGCCGCGCGCGCCCGTCTACCAGGACGGCAAGCTCCTCACCACCCTCCAGGGGCCGACGCTGGTCGAGGACTTCAACCGGCTGCTGGACGAGTACGTGGCGCGGCGGTACGGGGTCGCGGCCTCGGACTGA
- the gnd gene encoding decarboxylating NADP(+)-dependent phosphogluconate dehydrogenase, whose translation MTDRQADIGLVGLAVMGQNLVLNMNDHGYTVAVYNRTASVTQEFMTGPAAGTRISGHTDLASFVAALKRPRKVMLMVKAGAAVDAVIAELLPLLEPGDVIIDGGNSNHTDSTRRARALREAGFLYVGTGVSGGEEGARFGPSIMPGGHAEAWPLVKGILQAISAKVDGAPCCEWMGEDGAGHFVKMVHNGIEYGDMQLIAEAYHLLSDVGGLEARAIGDLFGRWNEGVLDSYLIDITAQIFKHVDDDGRPLVEKILDSAGQKGTGKWTATDALSLGVPLTLISEAVFARYLSALKDERVAAAAVLAGPSGRPPAADLGGLEADLEQALYAAKIASYAQGFMLLRSAAAEFGWHLDYRAVARIWRGGCIIRSRFLNDIAAAYETAPDLSNLLVAPFFVRALEGAQGGWRRSVARAVAAGVPMPAMGAALAFFDGYRQARLPANLIQAQRDFFGAHTYERLDRPRGEHFHTDWTGHGGKTTSGTYDA comes from the coding sequence ATGACCGACCGCCAAGCCGACATCGGGCTCGTAGGCCTCGCCGTCATGGGCCAGAACCTCGTGCTGAACATGAACGACCACGGCTACACCGTGGCCGTGTACAACCGCACCGCCTCCGTCACCCAGGAGTTCATGACCGGTCCAGCCGCCGGCACGCGCATCTCGGGTCACACCGACCTCGCCTCGTTCGTGGCGGCCCTGAAGCGCCCGCGCAAGGTGATGCTCATGGTCAAGGCCGGCGCGGCGGTGGACGCCGTCATCGCCGAGCTGCTGCCACTGCTCGAGCCGGGCGACGTCATCATCGACGGCGGCAACTCGAACCACACGGACTCCACGAGGCGCGCGCGCGCGTTGCGCGAGGCCGGCTTCCTGTACGTCGGCACTGGCGTGTCGGGCGGCGAGGAGGGCGCGCGTTTCGGGCCGTCCATCATGCCGGGCGGTCACGCGGAAGCCTGGCCGCTCGTGAAAGGCATCCTGCAGGCGATCTCGGCCAAGGTCGACGGCGCGCCCTGCTGCGAGTGGATGGGCGAGGACGGCGCCGGGCACTTCGTCAAGATGGTGCATAACGGCATCGAGTACGGCGACATGCAGCTGATCGCGGAGGCGTACCACCTCCTGTCCGACGTCGGCGGCCTGGAAGCGCGCGCCATCGGCGACCTGTTCGGCCGCTGGAACGAGGGCGTGCTCGACAGCTACCTGATAGACATCACCGCCCAGATCTTCAAGCACGTCGACGACGACGGGCGGCCGCTGGTCGAGAAGATCCTCGACTCCGCCGGCCAGAAGGGCACGGGCAAGTGGACGGCGACGGACGCCCTGAGCCTTGGCGTGCCGCTCACGCTCATCAGCGAGGCGGTGTTCGCCCGCTACCTCTCGGCGCTCAAGGACGAGCGGGTGGCCGCCGCCGCGGTGCTCGCGGGGCCGTCGGGCCGGCCGCCGGCCGCCGACCTTGGTGGGCTCGAGGCCGACCTGGAGCAGGCCCTGTACGCCGCGAAGATCGCGTCGTACGCGCAAGGCTTCATGCTCCTGCGCTCGGCGGCCGCGGAGTTCGGTTGGCACCTCGACTACCGCGCCGTCGCGCGCATCTGGCGCGGCGGCTGCATCATCCGCTCACGCTTCCTGAACGACATCGCGGCCGCCTACGAGACCGCGCCGGACCTGAGCAACCTGCTCGTCGCGCCGTTCTTCGTGCGGGCGCTGGAAGGGGCGCAGGGCGGTTGGCGCCGCAGCGTCGCGCGCGCCGTGGCGGCGGGCGTGCCCATGCCGGCCATGGGGGCGGCGCTGGCGTTCTTCGACGGCTACCGGCAGGCCCGGCTGCCCGCCAACCTCATCCAGGCGCAGCGCGACTTCTTCGGCGCGCACACCTACGAGCGCTTGGACCGGCCGCGCGGCGAGCACTTCCATACGGACTGGACGGGGCACGGTGGGAAGACCACGTCGGGGACTTACGACGCTTGA
- a CDS encoding 1,4-dihydroxy-6-naphthoate synthase, translating into MSTRLSLGYSPCPNDTFIFHALTHGLLPEAGTFEFDVVLDDVEAMNRAVAAGMLDVAKISYHAYGYVANDYVLLRSGGALGRGVGPLVVAAVPGLDLAGRRVAVPGGSTTAKLLLELWRPAGLELTELRYDAIMPAVARGEVDAGLIIHESRFTYASHGLHALVDLGAWWESEVGGLVPLGAIVARRSLGADAHAHLTRLIRASLERAWREPGASADYVAANAQEMAPDVRAKHIGLYVNEYSRDVGEEGERAVRRLLGLAHANGLFPAPPEPLFAAG; encoded by the coding sequence TTGAGCACCCGCCTCAGCCTCGGTTACTCCCCGTGCCCGAACGACACGTTCATCTTCCACGCGCTCACCCACGGCCTGCTGCCCGAGGCGGGGACCTTCGAGTTCGACGTGGTGCTCGACGACGTGGAGGCCATGAACCGCGCGGTCGCGGCCGGCATGCTCGACGTCGCGAAGATCAGCTACCACGCGTACGGCTACGTCGCGAACGACTACGTGCTGCTGAGGAGCGGCGGCGCGCTCGGGCGCGGCGTGGGGCCGCTGGTGGTCGCCGCTGTTCCCGGCCTCGACCTGGCGGGGAGACGCGTGGCCGTCCCAGGCGGTAGCACCACCGCCAAGCTGCTGCTCGAGCTCTGGCGCCCCGCGGGTCTCGAGCTAACCGAGCTGCGCTACGACGCCATCATGCCGGCCGTGGCGCGCGGCGAGGTCGACGCCGGGCTGATCATCCACGAGAGCCGCTTCACGTACGCGTCGCACGGGCTGCACGCGCTGGTCGACCTCGGCGCTTGGTGGGAGTCGGAGGTGGGCGGCCTCGTGCCCCTCGGGGCCATCGTGGCGCGGCGCTCGCTCGGGGCCGACGCCCACGCGCACCTCACCAGGCTCATCCGGGCGAGCCTGGAACGCGCTTGGCGCGAGCCGGGTGCGTCGGCCGACTACGTCGCCGCCAACGCCCAGGAGATGGCGCCCGACGTGCGCGCCAAGCACATCGGGCTGTACGTCAACGAGTACTCGCGCGACGTCGGCGAGGAGGGCGAGCGCGCCGTGCGTAGGCTGCTGGGGCTCGCACACGCCAATGGGCTCTTCCCCGCCCCGCCCGAGCCGCTGTTCGCGGCGGGGTAG
- a CDS encoding FAD-dependent oxidoreductase: MRHDLVIVGGGITGCEAAYATARAGLSTLLVTTSLDTLYALAHDVYELEVPGGSLLAACVGRSGAVRVRAPEVRRAAKRLLEAEPRVHLLQSTASRLMVENGVVAGVDTWEGIARHGALVALCVGSFLGARLTVGASEEHAGRLSEMAYDDLLHDLVGRGFEFQDEELALDGLAGALPYVVRFRVLARREWAEATYRLGRSEGLYAAGACVGRFGYATAVTDGMALGSVLVGAFSASAGRQPRCS; this comes from the coding sequence GTGCGGCACGACCTCGTGATCGTCGGGGGCGGCATCACGGGCTGTGAGGCGGCGTACGCCACGGCGCGCGCCGGCCTGAGCACGCTCCTGGTGACGACCAGCCTCGACACGCTCTACGCGCTTGCCCACGACGTTTACGAGCTCGAGGTGCCAGGCGGCAGCCTGCTGGCGGCCTGCGTGGGGCGGAGCGGCGCGGTCCGGGTTCGCGCCCCCGAGGTGCGTCGGGCGGCCAAGCGCCTGCTCGAGGCCGAGCCCCGCGTTCACCTCCTGCAGTCGACGGCCTCCCGGCTGATGGTCGAGAACGGGGTCGTGGCGGGCGTAGACACCTGGGAGGGGATCGCCAGGCACGGCGCGCTCGTGGCTTTGTGCGTGGGGAGCTTCCTCGGCGCGCGCCTCACCGTCGGCGCCAGCGAGGAGCATGCCGGGCGCCTGAGCGAGATGGCCTACGACGACCTGCTCCACGACCTCGTGGGGCGCGGGTTCGAGTTCCAAGACGAGGAGCTGGCGCTCGATGGGCTCGCCGGGGCGCTGCCGTACGTCGTGCGCTTCCGGGTCCTGGCAAGACGCGAGTGGGCCGAGGCGACCTACCGCCTGGGGCGGTCGGAGGGCCTGTACGCGGCCGGCGCCTGCGTCGGGCGCTTCGGCTACGCGACGGCCGTCACGGACGGCATGGCGCTCGGTTCCGTGTTGGTCGGGGCCTTCAGCGCCTCCGCGGGGCGCCAGCCGCGCTGCTCTTGA
- a CDS encoding quinone-dependent dihydroorotate dehydrogenase — protein MNAYDLAKPYLFRLDPEKAHDLVIRALALASRSVLAPRVLELIAPAPDPRLEVELFGLRFPNPLGLAAGLDKNGVAFPALAALGFGAVEVGSVTALAQPGNPRPRLFRLLEDEALINRMGFNNLGAAAMAERLGRLERRELRRRAGSAILGVNVGKSRAADVAAAAADYRASLTLVWPHADYLVVNVSSPNTPGLRTLQRSEPLAELFGVVAELRAALGHKPVLLKLAPDLGDAELVDLVATAEEVGVDGLVAANTTLAREGLRSPHRDETGGLSGRPLTARALAVLELLRGRTSLPIVAVGGIFGARDALDRLAAGADLLQVYTGFIYHGPALVGEVLTGIARELDRRGAGKVTELSGRK, from the coding sequence GTGAACGCATACGACCTCGCGAAGCCGTACCTCTTCCGCCTCGATCCCGAGAAGGCGCACGACCTCGTCATCCGCGCCCTCGCGCTCGCCAGCCGCAGCGTCTTGGCGCCGCGCGTCCTCGAGCTCATCGCCCCCGCCCCCGACCCCCGGCTCGAGGTCGAGCTCTTCGGGCTCCGGTTCCCGAACCCGCTGGGCCTGGCCGCCGGCCTCGACAAGAACGGCGTGGCCTTCCCCGCCCTGGCCGCGCTCGGCTTCGGGGCCGTCGAGGTAGGCAGCGTCACTGCGCTAGCCCAACCGGGCAACCCGCGACCGCGGCTCTTCCGCCTCCTCGAGGACGAGGCGCTCATCAACCGCATGGGCTTCAACAACCTGGGAGCCGCCGCCATGGCGGAGCGGCTGGGGCGGCTCGAGCGCCGCGAGCTGCGCAGGCGGGCGGGGAGCGCGATCCTGGGCGTCAACGTCGGCAAGTCGCGCGCCGCCGACGTCGCCGCGGCCGCCGCCGACTACCGGGCGTCGCTGACGTTGGTCTGGCCGCACGCCGACTACCTCGTCGTCAACGTGTCCTCGCCGAACACGCCCGGCCTGCGCACCCTGCAACGGAGCGAACCGCTCGCCGAGCTCTTCGGCGTCGTAGCCGAGCTGCGCGCCGCCCTCGGCCACAAGCCCGTGCTCCTCAAGCTGGCGCCGGACCTGGGCGACGCCGAGCTGGTCGACCTCGTGGCCACGGCGGAAGAGGTCGGCGTGGACGGGCTGGTGGCTGCCAACACGACCCTGGCGCGCGAAGGCTTGCGCTCGCCGCATCGCGACGAGACCGGCGGCCTGTCGGGCAGGCCGCTCACCGCGCGCGCGCTCGCCGTGCTGGAGCTCTTGCGTGGCCGAACCTCCCTACCCATCGTCGCCGTCGGCGGCATCTTCGGCGCGCGCGACGCCCTGGACCGCCTCGCGGCCGGCGCCGACCTCCTGCAGGTCTACACTGGGTTCATCTACCACGGGCCGGCGCTCGTCGGCGAGGTCCTCACGGGCATCGCGCGTGAGCTCGACCGGCGCGGGGCCGGCAAGGTAACGGAGCTGAGCGGGCGGAAGTAA
- the typA gene encoding translational GTPase TypA, translating into MNHRNVAIIAHVDHGKTTLVDGLLRQSNVFRANQQVAERVMDSGDIERERGITILAKNTAVEWKGEKINIVDTPGHADFGGEVERALTMVDGVLLLVDAAEGPMPQTRFVLRKALARGLKPIVVINKVDRRDARPGEVASLTFDLMVDLGADDDQLDFPIVHAIAREGRAWLEGAEPGTDLAPLFQVIHDFVPPAKADENAPFRFQVANLDYSDYLGRLALGRVLEGTIKPGETVVRVAPGKEPEKARITKVYTHLGLNRIETEVGLPGDIVVLSGLDDVTIGDTLCSPDNVVALPAVQVDEPTVSVTFSPNTSPFAGREGTYVTSRHLADRLERELLVNVALRVEAIGSERYRVSGRGELHLSILVENMRREGYEFSVSRPEVIMKQEDGATLEPFERVVVDIPNGAMGSVMESLTARRGVLVNMDPGEDRSRLEFRIPSRSLFGYRNLFLSMTQGEGLLNHTFDGYEPFAGEVVTRNHGSLVSMEAGETFAYSIYKLEDRGIFFIDPGTEVYVGMIVGANARMGDLDVNVCKNKKLTNVRAAGSDDNLLLTPPKRLSLEEALEYLDDDELLEVTPQSLRLRKRVLDPNMRKRERGKALA; encoded by the coding sequence ATGAACCATAGGAACGTCGCCATCATCGCCCACGTCGACCACGGTAAGACCACGTTGGTCGACGGGCTTCTGCGCCAATCGAACGTCTTCCGCGCCAACCAGCAGGTCGCGGAACGCGTCATGGATTCCGGCGACATCGAACGCGAGCGCGGTATCACCATCCTCGCCAAGAACACGGCCGTCGAGTGGAAGGGCGAGAAGATCAACATCGTCGACACTCCCGGGCACGCCGACTTCGGGGGCGAGGTGGAGCGCGCCCTGACGATGGTCGACGGGGTGCTCCTCCTGGTGGACGCCGCCGAGGGTCCCATGCCGCAGACGCGCTTCGTGCTCCGCAAGGCCCTCGCGCGCGGTCTCAAGCCCATCGTCGTCATCAACAAGGTGGACAGGCGCGACGCCCGGCCGGGCGAGGTCGCCTCGCTCACTTTCGACCTGATGGTCGACCTGGGCGCCGACGACGATCAACTCGATTTCCCCATCGTCCACGCCATCGCCCGCGAGGGGCGCGCGTGGCTCGAGGGCGCGGAGCCGGGCACCGACCTGGCGCCGCTCTTCCAGGTCATCCACGACTTCGTGCCGCCCGCCAAGGCGGACGAGAACGCGCCGTTCCGCTTCCAGGTTGCCAACCTCGACTACTCCGACTACCTCGGCCGGCTGGCGCTTGGGCGCGTGCTGGAAGGCACGATCAAGCCCGGCGAGACGGTAGTGCGCGTGGCGCCCGGCAAGGAGCCGGAGAAAGCGCGCATCACGAAGGTTTACACGCACCTTGGGCTCAACCGGATCGAGACTGAGGTCGGCCTGCCAGGCGACATCGTCGTGCTCTCGGGCCTGGACGACGTGACGATCGGCGATACGCTGTGCAGCCCCGACAACGTCGTGGCCCTACCCGCCGTGCAGGTGGACGAGCCCACCGTGAGCGTCACGTTCAGCCCCAACACGTCGCCGTTCGCCGGCCGCGAGGGCACGTACGTCACCAGCCGCCATCTGGCCGACCGGCTGGAACGCGAGCTGCTCGTGAACGTCGCGCTGCGCGTCGAGGCGATCGGCAGCGAGCGCTACCGCGTGAGCGGTCGCGGCGAGCTGCACCTCTCCATCCTCGTCGAGAACATGCGCCGCGAGGGGTACGAGTTCAGCGTCTCGCGGCCCGAGGTGATCATGAAGCAGGAGGACGGCGCCACCCTCGAGCCGTTCGAGCGCGTCGTGGTCGACATCCCGAACGGCGCCATGGGCAGCGTGATGGAGTCGCTCACGGCCCGCCGCGGCGTGCTCGTGAACATGGACCCGGGCGAGGACCGCTCGCGCCTCGAGTTCCGCATCCCGAGCCGCAGCCTCTTCGGCTACCGCAACCTCTTCCTCTCCATGACGCAGGGCGAGGGCCTCCTCAACCACACGTTCGACGGCTACGAGCCGTTCGCGGGCGAGGTCGTCACCCGCAACCACGGCTCCCTCGTCTCGATGGAGGCCGGCGAGACGTTCGCGTACAGCATCTACAAGCTCGAGGACCGCGGCATCTTCTTCATCGACCCGGGCACCGAGGTGTACGTCGGCATGATCGTCGGCGCCAACGCCCGCATGGGCGACCTCGACGTGAACGTCTGCAAGAACAAGAAGCTCACGAACGTGCGCGCGGCCGGCTCGGACGACAACCTGCTCCTCACGCCGCCCAAGCGCCTGTCGCTCGAGGAGGCCCTCGAGTACCTGGACGACGACGAGCTCCTCGAGGTCACGCCGCAGTCGTTGCGGCTGCGCAAGCGCGTCCTGGACCCGAACATGCGCAAGCGGGAGCGGGGCAAGGCGCTGGCCTGA
- a CDS encoding cob(I)yrinic acid a,c-diamide adenosyltransferase, with the protein MKIYTRTGDDGSTALFGGSRVGKDDVRVEAYGTVDEANSALGLARAELAAEAAGRRAAGGGAVTDATIAAAAGFATLDADLAALQSLLFDLGADLATPLGTKTREFVRAVDAEDVARVEEMIDHYTAELPALTHFILPGGTAAAAALQLARSIIRRAERGAVTLARSEDVGEQVLPLLNRLSDLFFTLARVACLRAGVREVVWEARRPERPRR; encoded by the coding sequence ATGAAGATCTACACGCGCACGGGCGACGACGGCAGCACGGCCCTCTTCGGAGGCTCGAGGGTCGGCAAGGACGACGTTCGCGTCGAGGCCTACGGTACCGTCGACGAGGCGAACTCCGCGCTCGGGTTGGCGCGGGCAGAGCTGGCGGCGGAGGCGGCCGGTCGTCGCGCGGCCGGCGGCGGCGCCGTCACCGACGCCACTATCGCCGCTGCCGCCGGCTTCGCGACCCTCGACGCCGACCTTGCCGCCCTCCAGAGCCTCCTCTTCGACCTGGGGGCGGACCTCGCCACGCCGCTCGGCACGAAGACGCGCGAGTTCGTGCGCGCTGTCGACGCCGAGGACGTGGCCAGGGTGGAGGAGATGATCGACCACTACACGGCGGAGCTGCCCGCGCTGACGCACTTCATCCTGCCGGGGGGCACGGCGGCGGCCGCGGCACTGCAGCTGGCCAGGTCGATCATCCGCCGCGCCGAACGCGGCGCCGTGACGCTCGCGCGGAGCGAGGACGTGGGCGAGCAGGTGCTGCCCCTACTCAACCGACTCTCGGACCTGTTCTTCACCCTGGCGCGCGTGGCGTGCCTGCGGGCGGGCGTGAGGGAGGTCGTCTGGGAGGCCAGGAGGCCCGAGCGGCCGCGGCGTTGA
- the ubiE gene encoding bifunctional demethylmenaquinone methyltransferase/2-methoxy-6-polyprenyl-1,4-benzoquinol methylase UbiE translates to MMVTAAGPDPHDGSQSDARKAERVRDMFSDIAPTYDLLNGVLSLGTDRRWRAQAARAALAGVPVGGAVLDVATGTGDLALALKRARPDARVVGADFAAPMLELAGRKAAARGVELELVQADGTALPFEAGSFDAVTIAYGLRNFADPDAGLREFRRVLKPAGRLVVLEFPPPPRGAFGTLFRWYFTQVLPRLGALVSGESAAYSYLPESVLAFFTPDTLAAHMRAAGFGAVEYRLQTLGVSALHVAHVQGAAPERPA, encoded by the coding sequence ATGATGGTCACCGCTGCCGGCCCGGATCCGCACGACGGCTCGCAGAGCGACGCGCGGAAGGCCGAGCGCGTCCGGGACATGTTCTCCGACATCGCCCCGACCTACGACCTCCTCAACGGCGTCCTTTCTCTCGGTACCGATAGGCGCTGGCGCGCTCAGGCAGCACGCGCTGCCCTCGCCGGGGTGCCGGTCGGCGGTGCCGTGCTGGACGTAGCCACGGGCACGGGCGATCTCGCCCTGGCCCTGAAGCGCGCGCGGCCGGACGCGCGGGTCGTCGGGGCGGACTTCGCCGCCCCCATGCTCGAGCTGGCGGGCCGTAAGGCCGCCGCGCGCGGGGTGGAACTGGAGCTCGTCCAAGCCGACGGCACGGCCCTGCCTTTCGAGGCCGGCTCCTTCGACGCCGTGACCATCGCCTACGGGCTGCGCAACTTCGCGGACCCGGACGCCGGCCTCCGCGAGTTCCGCCGCGTCCTCAAACCCGCCGGTCGCCTGGTCGTCCTCGAGTTCCCGCCCCCGCCCAGGGGAGCGTTCGGGACGCTCTTCAGGTGGTACTTCACGCAGGTACTGCCGCGCCTCGGGGCGCTCGTCTCCGGCGAGTCCGCCGCCTACTCCTACCTGCCCGAGTCCGTGCTCGCGTTCTTCACGCCGGATACGCTCGCGGCCCACATGCGTGCCGCGGGCTTCGGGGCGGTAGAGTACCGACTGCAGACGCTCGGCGTCTCCGCCCTGCACGTCGCGCACGTTCAGGGCGCCGCACCGGAGAGGCCGGCATGA
- a CDS encoding CoA-binding protein has translation MDTTDERLREILYATHTVAVIGASTSPDKPAHFVPRYLAEHGYAVLPVNPVAAGAELFGETVSATLVELGRQVDMVDVFRRATDIPPHLPDILAMRPLPRVVWFQLGIRNDEAAAELEAAGITVVQDKCLMEEHERLVGGGGHR, from the coding sequence ATGGACACGACAGACGAGCGCTTGCGCGAGATCCTCTACGCCACCCACACCGTCGCCGTGATCGGGGCGAGCACGAGCCCCGACAAGCCGGCCCACTTCGTGCCGCGTTACTTGGCCGAGCACGGCTACGCCGTCCTGCCGGTCAACCCCGTGGCGGCGGGCGCGGAGCTCTTCGGCGAGACGGTGAGCGCCACCCTCGTCGAGCTCGGCCGGCAGGTAGACATGGTGGACGTGTTCAGGCGCGCCACGGACATCCCGCCTCACCTGCCCGACATCCTGGCCATGCGCCCGCTGCCGAGGGTCGTCTGGTTCCAGCTCGGCATCCGCAACGACGAGGCCGCCGCGGAGCTCGAGGCGGCCGGCATCACCGTTGTGCAGGACAAGTGCCTCATGGAGGAGCACGAACGGCTCGTCGGCGGGGGCGGCCACCGTTGA
- a CDS encoding glutaredoxin family protein — MFLSAKGIPFTEVNIEEDPEAVEFVMRVNAGKRSVPTVVAGGVAASLSGFSPIKAHEFLACAGLATL, encoded by the coding sequence GTGTTTCTGAGCGCCAAGGGCATCCCGTTCACGGAAGTGAACATCGAGGAGGACCCGGAGGCCGTCGAGTTCGTCATGCGGGTCAACGCTGGCAAGCGCAGCGTGCCCACCGTGGTGGCCGGGGGCGTGGCCGCGAGCCTCTCGGGCTTCTCGCCCATCAAGGCGCACGAGTTCCTCGCTTGCGCGGGCCTGGCCACGCTCTGA
- a CDS encoding PIG-L family deacetylase — protein sequence MRTRVARAVALGTLAAILVGAFLYVNAPVLAAWWYARQYGLSAASLPEAEPLGGSARVLVFSPHPDDEVLCCAGMLLQAIEAGAEVWIVHVTVGDAFELAAIVQERRLRAVGDPMVKLGERRMAEAHAAAAVLGVPEDHLIFLGFPDRGLRTLVLGDQHALYRSRFTLRTSVPYAEARSPGLAYTGSNLMAELRAVLDEVEPTVVLAPTPRDAHSDHRAVGQLVMELLEERGQPEIGRWWIVHGDSEWPLPKGVHPSQPLFPPLRARTLPWERFDLEPRWVATKLLAIDTYRSQVEMMRRFLVSFARRNELVSNAPLAP from the coding sequence GTGCGCACTCGCGTCGCGCGCGCCGTGGCCCTCGGAACCCTGGCCGCGATCCTGGTCGGGGCGTTCCTCTACGTCAACGCCCCCGTGCTCGCCGCATGGTGGTACGCCCGGCAGTACGGCCTGAGCGCCGCGAGCCTGCCGGAGGCCGAGCCGCTCGGCGGCTCCGCGCGCGTCCTCGTCTTCTCCCCCCACCCGGACGACGAGGTCCTCTGTTGCGCCGGCATGCTCCTGCAGGCCATCGAGGCCGGCGCGGAGGTCTGGATCGTCCACGTCACGGTCGGCGACGCGTTCGAGCTAGCGGCCATCGTGCAGGAGCGGCGCCTTCGGGCCGTCGGCGACCCGATGGTGAAGCTCGGCGAGCGGCGCATGGCGGAGGCCCATGCCGCCGCCGCGGTGCTCGGCGTGCCGGAGGACCACCTCATCTTCCTCGGCTTCCCCGACCGCGGCCTCAGGACGCTCGTGCTCGGTGACCAGCACGCGCTCTACCGCTCGCGCTTCACGTTGCGCACGAGCGTGCCGTACGCGGAGGCGCGCTCGCCCGGCCTCGCCTACACGGGCTCGAACCTGATGGCCGAGTTGCGCGCCGTCCTCGACGAGGTGGAGCCGACGGTCGTCCTGGCGCCCACGCCGCGCGACGCGCACTCCGACCACCGCGCCGTCGGCCAGCTCGTCATGGAGCTCCTGGAGGAACGCGGGCAGCCGGAGATCGGCAGGTGGTGGATCGTGCACGGCGACTCCGAGTGGCCGCTGCCCAAGGGCGTGCACCCGAGCCAACCCCTCTTCCCGCCGCTGCGAGCGAGGACGCTGCCGTGGGAGCGTTTCGACCTCGAGCCGCGCTGGGTGGCCACGAAGCTCCTCGCCATCGACACCTACCGCAGCCAGGTCGAGATGATGCGGCGGTTCCTCGTATCGTTCGCGCGGCGCAACGAGCTCGTCAGCAACGCTCCGCTAGCTCCTTGA